The stretch of DNA TCGACGCGATCGTCGGCCGCTTGGTGCTGATGTATGTGCCCGACCCCGCCGTGGTGCTCAGGACGCAGGCCGCGCTGCTCCGCCCGGGCTCGGGCGGGGTGGTCGCGCCGATCGAGTTCGACCTCGGTAGCGCCCGCTCGTTGCCCCCGACACCGCTGGTGCACCAGATGCTGGCCTGGCTGGCCGACACCTTCCAACGCGCGAGCATCGAGCCGTCGCTTGGGGCGCGGCTGTGGGCGACCCTGCAGCAGGCCGGCCTCCGGCCGCTGGGGATGGTGGGGGTCCAGCCCCACTTCGGGCCCGACGACCCGGCCGGTCCGGCGATGCTGGCCGGCATCGTGCAGACCGTGCTCCCGCTGATCGAACGCACCGGGGTGGCGACCGCCCAGCAGGTCGGGATTGAGACCCTCCAAGCGCGCTTGGCCGACGAGTTGGCCGCCAGCCAGGCGGTATTCGCGCATCCCATCCTGCTGAGCGCGTGGGGGACGGTCGGCTGAGTCCCGTCACCACCGGCTCCCTCCAAGCGACACAAGCCACGCCACGGGGCCAGGGCCGGCGCGGCTTGTGTCGCTGCCCCGGGGTTACGGACAGAACTTGTGGCCACCTGCTTAGCCGAGCAGGCGCCAGGCGAGCAGCGCCAGGCAGCCGAGCAGGAAGGCCGGCATGCTCACCGCCAGCACCACGAGCAGCAGGCGCAGCCGTCGCAGGGTGGCGGGGACCTCGGCGAGGAGCTCCTCGCCGCGCGTGACCGCCACCTCGCGCAGGCGGCCGGTCAGAGTGGTGGGCTGC from Actinomycetes bacterium encodes:
- a CDS encoding class I SAM-dependent methyltransferase, with the protein product MGAPEAGYQLGSDAVELERLNRQGRVLAPATRTILQTAGIRLGMRVLDLGSGTGDVAFVAAELVGPAGEVVGIDRSPAAVATAQARAQQRALGNVRFVVGDIHEAAPGGPFDAIVGRLVLMYVPDPAVVLRTQAALLRPGSGGVVAPIEFDLGSARSLPPTPLVHQMLAWLADTFQRASIEPSLGARLWATLQQAGLRPLGMVGVQPHFGPDDPAGPAMLAGIVQTVLPLIERTGVATAQQVGIETLQARLADELAASQAVFAHPILLSAWGTVG